The following proteins are encoded in a genomic region of Candidatus Methylospira mobilis:
- a CDS encoding zonular occludens toxin domain-containing protein produces MCKRGRHRGFDLYLITQHPKFIDQNIRRLSDVHFHHRRHFKSKVQTVCRWEGVNDEPEIALTDDDAQKQKKPYDPELFQFYRSSVDHTYKAELPYKKFAILAAAVVCSLTLFYFALNPFFKNAEAAPEKSKPVSRVTPVSSPANPGASSLSPPKQVEPSGRVSGVVSGPTGSYALLHTGQRSFHVPITFCKRESGRYVCDYGGKRFDELYSEPDQDSKKKGIIDGLSG; encoded by the coding sequence TTGTGTAAACGGGGTCGTCATCGGGGTTTTGATCTTTATTTAATTACGCAGCATCCAAAATTTATAGATCAGAATATCCGTCGTCTTTCTGATGTACATTTTCATCATCGCCGCCATTTCAAGTCTAAAGTTCAGACTGTTTGCCGCTGGGAAGGTGTTAACGATGAGCCTGAAATAGCCCTAACTGATGATGATGCGCAAAAACAAAAAAAGCCCTATGATCCTGAATTGTTTCAGTTCTATCGCTCTTCTGTCGATCACACGTATAAAGCAGAATTGCCTTACAAGAAGTTTGCAATTCTTGCGGCGGCTGTTGTTTGCTCTTTGACTCTTTTTTATTTTGCGCTTAACCCTTTTTTCAAGAATGCAGAAGCTGCACCAGAAAAGTCTAAGCCCGTTTCTCGTGTAACGCCTGTATCTTCTCCTGCTAATCCCGGCGCTTCGTCTTTGAGTCCACCTAAGCAGGTAGAACCTTCTGGCCGTGTTTCCGGTGTCGTTAGCGGGCCGACCGGTTCTTATGCTTTGCTTCATACCGGACAGCGTTCTTTTCATGTCCCGATAACGTTCTGCAAACGTGAATCTGGTCGTTATGTGTGTGATTATGGTGGAAAGCGCTTCGATGAGCTTTATTCGGAACCTGATCAAGATAGTAAAAAGAAGGGTATTATTGACGGTCTTTCTGGTTAA
- a CDS encoding GHMP family kinase ATP-binding protein has protein sequence MQVKFKPHTEIVGYGYSQGHHGEIFQGVTLQGGKKRPQPVLVTLPCPRYRSTAVYHGLPQQSLQILPSNKTKALRAALHTLALLGVSRLGGWLSIDSNIPVGRGLGSSSADVIAAIRAVANAFGKTLPPQTIARLAVQAEAASDSLMFDDACVLFAQREGVAVERFSAPLPPMDILSIQYISESASIDTIALPLPEYSTQEAVEFAALLNRLRQCVLERDPGQVAAVASASARINQLFLHKPHLEEIECIGRSYGALGVQVAHSGSVIGLLFSKGDREGAISARYELGAYLGSAVELRLFD, from the coding sequence ATGCAGGTAAAGTTTAAACCACACACCGAAATAGTTGGTTATGGCTATTCTCAAGGGCATCATGGAGAAATTTTCCAGGGCGTTACACTGCAAGGCGGTAAAAAGCGCCCGCAGCCTGTTTTGGTGACCTTGCCGTGTCCAAGGTATCGCTCCACGGCGGTTTATCATGGACTGCCGCAACAATCCCTGCAAATATTGCCTTCCAATAAAACAAAAGCATTGCGGGCGGCACTACATACGCTGGCTTTGCTTGGCGTCTCCCGCTTGGGCGGCTGGTTATCTATCGATAGCAACATACCGGTAGGGCGTGGTTTGGGATCGTCCAGCGCCGATGTTATAGCGGCTATTCGTGCGGTTGCCAATGCGTTTGGTAAAACCTTGCCGCCGCAAACCATCGCACGTTTGGCGGTGCAAGCCGAAGCAGCTTCCGATTCGTTGATGTTTGACGACGCCTGTGTACTGTTTGCGCAACGCGAAGGCGTTGCCGTCGAGCGGTTTTCAGCACCATTGCCGCCGATGGATATACTCAGCATTCAGTATATCTCAGAAAGTGCAAGTATCGACACGATTGCATTGCCGCTTCCCGAATACTCCACTCAGGAGGCCGTTGAGTTCGCCGCATTGTTGAATCGGTTAAGACAGTGCGTACTCGAACGCGACCCAGGGCAAGTCGCTGCGGTAGCCAGTGCCAGCGCACGTATTAACCAGCTTTTTTTGCACAAGCCGCATCTGGAGGAAATAGAGTGCATCGGCAGATCTTACGGCGCATTAGGCGTTCAGGTTGCGCATAGCGGTAGCGTGATCGGCCTATTGTTCAGTAAAGGCGATAGAGAAGGGGCCATATCTGCGCGATACGAATTGGGCGCATATCTGGGAAGTGCCGTTGAGTTGCGTCTATTCGATTGA
- a CDS encoding type VI secretion system Vgr family protein: MNASGQLSGSNRRFTFSCANLANTSFEVVRFEGEEALSSLYRFELLLAVADHGDLDESRIIGRPALFTLNDGVAGGMTTAYHGLVQDFSYAYQATTGWTIYRAVLVPKMWRLTAYHLSEVYLNKNPNEIFKLILDNAGFSSNDFEWRLPRDRQSFLINYICQYQESYYEFIERWADRLGDYWWYEENEGSEKIVFTHSLMAHKNEALQLHYLPIGNHAGANEIRRLQSLECETRCLPERVTVMDYFHEKSSLGIKATQTVDPEGIGEVFLYGQNLRSNEVASKVAQLHAETLRCRAKQYSGSSDATGLRCGHLLEVTGHPRSSFNRRYLLTRVRHCGSQAIALLELGLTVPASAQEKTASVDFYRADINAIPSDVQFRSEMRRPWPKIEGTLTAFIDAEGDGEYAELNESGEYKVQMPFVVTDKYAGKCSAWIRKSSEYAGFGGQGMHFPLRKGAEVLLSFINGDPDQPVIIGAVPNSVAGNVVNNDNRTQSKLQSSAGNYIIMEDKALLANLFMGSPMFASSLTLGAPLGICANTAGLISLASAGNVLIDTASAVDIKAAVGIKLSAPTDITLSSAGPVITTAASKTELFLGEEFQLVGDTNKIIRGQSNTVTIGNKLDLAASVKFDINASSSTTMTVGTKLDTFLGAKFEWTTAAAFKMTTGVTFDNKLGPNIENKYVNFKNTAMAVKKEDVEVNVKEVVVDSVQAQIQSLEAQIQEVTTELLDAQCRISSLEFELQESSMSMRSSTTVINRGTFTMNDGIQMNM; the protein is encoded by the coding sequence ATGAACGCATCCGGTCAACTCAGCGGTTCGAATCGCCGCTTTACCTTTTCCTGCGCAAATCTGGCGAACACTAGCTTCGAAGTGGTGCGCTTCGAAGGCGAAGAAGCCTTATCTTCGCTTTACCGCTTTGAGCTGCTGCTCGCTGTAGCGGATCACGGCGATCTGGACGAAAGCCGGATTATAGGGCGGCCCGCGCTGTTTACCCTCAACGACGGCGTAGCAGGCGGCATGACCACCGCTTATCACGGTCTGGTGCAGGATTTCAGCTATGCGTATCAGGCAACAACCGGCTGGACTATCTATCGCGCGGTTCTGGTACCCAAAATGTGGCGCTTGACGGCCTACCATTTAAGCGAGGTTTATCTCAATAAAAATCCTAATGAAATATTTAAACTGATTTTGGATAATGCCGGGTTTAGCTCAAATGATTTCGAGTGGCGATTACCTCGTGACAGGCAAAGTTTTCTAATCAATTATATTTGCCAATATCAGGAAAGCTATTACGAATTTATCGAGCGCTGGGCCGACCGTTTGGGCGACTATTGGTGGTATGAAGAAAACGAAGGCAGTGAAAAAATCGTTTTCACCCATTCGCTCATGGCGCACAAGAACGAGGCGCTTCAACTGCATTATCTGCCTATCGGCAATCATGCCGGCGCGAACGAAATCCGCCGTTTGCAAAGTCTGGAGTGTGAAACCCGCTGTTTACCGGAACGGGTCACTGTAATGGATTATTTTCATGAGAAATCATCTCTGGGCATCAAGGCGACGCAAACGGTTGATCCTGAAGGTATCGGTGAAGTGTTTCTGTACGGACAAAACCTGAGAAGCAATGAAGTGGCAAGCAAAGTGGCGCAATTGCACGCTGAAACCCTCCGCTGCCGAGCCAAACAATATTCGGGCAGCAGTGACGCAACCGGCTTGCGGTGCGGGCATCTGCTGGAGGTGACCGGGCATCCGCGCAGCAGTTTTAACCGCCGCTATCTGCTGACGCGCGTCCGGCATTGCGGTTCGCAGGCAATTGCGCTGCTGGAGCTGGGTTTGACTGTCCCCGCGTCAGCGCAAGAGAAAACGGCGAGTGTAGACTTTTATCGGGCGGACATCAATGCGATACCGTCTGATGTTCAGTTCCGCTCCGAAATGCGGCGTCCATGGCCCAAAATAGAGGGCACGCTGACTGCATTTATCGATGCCGAAGGCGACGGCGAATACGCTGAATTGAATGAAAGCGGCGAATACAAGGTACAGATGCCCTTTGTTGTCACTGATAAATATGCGGGGAAATGCTCAGCCTGGATCAGAAAATCTTCTGAATATGCCGGCTTTGGCGGGCAAGGCATGCACTTTCCATTGAGAAAGGGCGCCGAGGTATTGCTGTCATTTATCAATGGCGATCCGGATCAGCCTGTTATTATAGGAGCCGTTCCAAACTCTGTCGCCGGCAATGTTGTTAATAACGACAACCGGACGCAGTCAAAGCTGCAAAGCTCTGCGGGTAACTATATTATTATGGAGGATAAAGCGTTACTTGCGAATCTATTTATGGGGTCACCTATGTTCGCATCGTCGTTGACTTTGGGTGCTCCATTAGGGATATGCGCTAACACAGCGGGTCTTATTTCGCTTGCCAGCGCCGGAAATGTTTTAATCGATACAGCATCTGCTGTTGATATAAAAGCCGCTGTGGGCATTAAGCTTTCTGCGCCAACTGATATAACTCTGAGTTCTGCAGGACCTGTGATTACTACAGCTGCAAGCAAAACTGAATTGTTTCTTGGAGAGGAGTTTCAGTTGGTTGGAGATACAAACAAAATTATAAGAGGGCAGTCTAACACTGTGACTATAGGCAATAAGCTAGACTTAGCAGCGAGCGTCAAGTTTGATATAAACGCTTCATCATCAACAACAATGACTGTTGGGACGAAGCTTGACACATTTCTTGGGGCTAAGTTTGAGTGGACTACAGCCGCAGCTTTTAAAATGACTACGGGTGTAACTTTTGATAATAAACTTGGTCCAAATATTGAAAATAAATATGTTAATTTTAAAAATACTGCAATGGCGGTTAAGAAAGAAGATGTTGAAGTCAATGTAAAAGAAGTGGTGGTTGACAGTGTGCAAGCTCAAATTCAAAGTTTAGAGGCACAAATTCAAGAAGTCACGACAGAGCTGCTGGACGCACAATGTAGAATAAGTTCTCTTGAATTTGAATTACAAGAATCATCAATGTCTATGCGGAGCAGTACTACTGTAATAAATAGAGGTACTTTTACTATGAACGATGGAATTCAAATGAATATGTAG
- a CDS encoding DUF2721 domain-containing protein, whose amino-acid sequence MAFKYADNIMNYGFSDIDIGKLIQISVAPVFLLAGIGAIISILSARITRIIDVARQLDQRLDGVDEVHHNHLNEELRALSYRSKVAGWSITLCVISELFICILIALHFIGGLFQYSVSLAVAILFVISMLFLVAGLIFFLHEIFISTMSIRMIMEKIYFRHQK is encoded by the coding sequence ATGGCATTTAAGTATGCTGATAATATCATGAATTATGGTTTCTCAGATATTGATATCGGTAAATTGATTCAGATTTCCGTAGCCCCTGTTTTTTTGCTGGCTGGTATAGGGGCAATTATTTCCATTCTTTCCGCACGGATAACGAGGATAATAGATGTCGCGCGCCAGCTGGATCAGCGGTTGGACGGTGTTGATGAAGTTCACCATAACCATCTAAATGAAGAACTAAGGGCATTGTCTTATCGTTCAAAAGTAGCTGGTTGGTCCATTACGCTGTGCGTCATTTCAGAGTTGTTTATTTGCATTCTAATTGCGCTTCATTTTATTGGCGGATTGTTTCAGTACAGCGTATCTTTAGCCGTTGCGATATTGTTTGTCATTTCCATGCTGTTTCTTGTTGCAGGGCTGATTTTTTTTCTACATGAGATATTTATCTCAACAATGTCAATTCGCATGATTATGGAAAAAATATATTTCCGCCATCAAAAATAA
- the infA gene encoding translation initiation factor IF-1, whose protein sequence is MSKEDQIEMEGKVIDTLPNTMFRVELDNGHIVTAHISGKMRKHYIRILTGDRVKVEMTPYDLSKGRITFRQR, encoded by the coding sequence ATGTCAAAAGAAGATCAAATTGAAATGGAAGGAAAGGTAATCGATACCTTGCCGAACACCATGTTTAGAGTGGAACTGGATAACGGTCATATTGTCACGGCCCATATTTCCGGAAAAATGCGCAAGCACTACATTCGTATTCTAACCGGCGACCGCGTTAAAGTGGAAATGACGCCTTACGACCTTAGTAAAGGCCGCATCACTTTCCGCCAGCGCTGA
- a CDS encoding arginyltransferase, protein MKRVELYLAGEQPCSYLPDLRARMALVSPETPMNTTLYSQLAHQGFRRSGDAVYIPFCDECEACIPVRLPVNSFKPNRAQSRVWRRNSDLVALVKPLNFQHEQRHLLFNYLRARHDETAEDSVASSYEDFLQADWVNGRLVEFRLEEKLLAVAVVDYLADGLSAVYTFYDIDAAEARSLGIYAVLWQIEEARRLDLAWLYLGFWVEHCRKMTYKNSYRPIDALLNGEWRRFEKGEKIASTLIQ, encoded by the coding sequence ATGAAGCGTGTGGAGTTGTATCTGGCTGGAGAGCAGCCCTGTTCTTACTTGCCCGACCTGCGCGCGCGCATGGCGCTGGTTTCTCCCGAAACGCCGATGAATACTACCTTGTATTCCCAACTTGCACACCAGGGATTCCGGCGTAGTGGCGATGCTGTTTATATTCCTTTTTGCGATGAATGTGAGGCTTGCATACCTGTTCGCCTGCCTGTGAACAGCTTTAAGCCGAATCGAGCGCAGTCGCGAGTCTGGCGGCGTAATTCCGACCTTGTAGCGCTGGTCAAGCCGCTGAATTTTCAGCATGAGCAGCGCCATTTGCTGTTCAACTACCTGCGGGCGCGTCATGATGAAACAGCGGAAGACAGCGTAGCTTCCAGCTACGAAGACTTTCTTCAGGCCGATTGGGTGAACGGGCGCCTGGTTGAGTTCCGGCTCGAAGAGAAGTTGCTGGCGGTTGCGGTCGTCGACTATCTGGCTGACGGACTTTCCGCTGTTTACACCTTCTACGATATCGATGCAGCCGAAGCACGCAGCCTGGGAATCTACGCGGTTTTATGGCAGATCGAAGAAGCTCGTCGATTGGACCTGGCATGGCTCTATCTTGGTTTTTGGGTCGAGCATTGCCGGAAAATGACCTATAAAAACAGCTATCGGCCTATCGATGCGTTATTGAACGGTGAGTGGCGGCGTTTTGAAAAAGGCGAGAAGATAGCCTCGACTCTGATACAATGA
- the aat gene encoding leucyl/phenylalanyl-tRNA--protein transferase produces MPASLDPHNPYQPFPDIRMALAEPNGLLAVGGCLSPVRLLNAYRHGIFPWYGNDDPILWWSPDPRWVIHPEDYKPARSLAKQMRRGDFSFSHDRAFEHVLQGCAAPRPGVAGTWITPEMQAAYQELYRKGFAHSFEAWQGGKLMGGLYGVTLGRAFFGESMFHRVSNASKAVFAYAMTCLAAWGYKLVDCQVYSAHLESLGAEAISRTDFAGKLYVACRHEPLASAWEQESGA; encoded by the coding sequence ATGCCGGCATCGCTGGACCCGCATAATCCGTATCAGCCGTTTCCGGATATCCGGATGGCGCTGGCGGAGCCGAACGGATTATTGGCCGTAGGCGGGTGTTTGTCTCCGGTTCGCTTGCTCAATGCGTACCGCCATGGCATATTCCCATGGTATGGGAATGATGACCCGATATTGTGGTGGTCGCCTGATCCGCGCTGGGTGATTCACCCTGAAGATTACAAGCCGGCTCGGAGTTTGGCCAAACAAATGCGTCGCGGGGACTTCAGCTTCAGTCATGATCGCGCTTTCGAGCATGTGTTGCAAGGCTGCGCTGCGCCGAGGCCGGGCGTTGCGGGAACCTGGATTACTCCGGAAATGCAGGCTGCCTACCAGGAGCTGTATCGCAAGGGTTTCGCGCATTCATTCGAGGCCTGGCAGGGCGGGAAGCTGATGGGCGGACTTTATGGGGTGACGCTAGGGCGGGCTTTTTTTGGCGAGTCCATGTTTCATCGCGTCAGCAATGCATCCAAGGCCGTTTTTGCTTATGCCATGACTTGCCTTGCCGCTTGGGGCTATAAACTGGTGGATTGCCAGGTTTATAGCGCTCACTTGGAATCGCTGGGCGCAGAGGCAATTTCCCGCACCGATTTTGCCGGGAAATTATATGTTGCTTGCAGGCACGAGCCTTTGGCCAGCGCTTGGGAGCAGGAGAGTGGAGCATGA